One Bacillus sp. 1780r2a1 DNA segment encodes these proteins:
- a CDS encoding carbohydrate ABC transporter permease, producing MKKTQSAWKVVAYVVLTVYALITLIPFIWAMSASFKTLEEIVSGTMNFIPKDFTFENYKQIFIEQKLFPRWLFNSLFIAVVGTALNLLFNSMAGYALARLSFPGKKSIFMIILAVLMIPGQVTMIPNFLILKELGWLNTYQGMIVPAMVNATFIFMMRQFFINFPKELEEAAELDGLSKFGTFFKVVLPLAKPALAAQAIFVFMGFWNDFMRPLIVMSDTEMFTLTLGLNTFKGQYISYWNYIMAASMVFTLPMLLLYAFFNKYFVKGISFTGGK from the coding sequence ATGAAAAAGACCCAAAGTGCCTGGAAAGTTGTTGCTTATGTTGTTTTAACAGTATACGCGTTGATTACGTTAATACCTTTTATTTGGGCAATGTCAGCCTCTTTTAAAACATTAGAAGAAATTGTTTCAGGAACGATGAACTTTATACCAAAAGATTTTACTTTCGAAAATTACAAGCAAATTTTCATTGAACAAAAATTGTTCCCTCGTTGGTTGTTTAATAGTTTATTTATAGCTGTTGTTGGAACAGCTTTAAATTTATTGTTTAATTCGATGGCGGGATATGCACTTGCTAGGCTTAGCTTTCCTGGGAAAAAGAGCATATTTATGATAATTTTAGCTGTGCTTATGATCCCAGGACAGGTTACTATGATTCCCAATTTTTTAATTTTAAAAGAGCTTGGTTGGTTAAACACGTATCAGGGAATGATTGTACCGGCAATGGTAAATGCAACGTTTATCTTTATGATGCGACAATTTTTTATTAATTTTCCAAAAGAGCTTGAAGAAGCAGCGGAACTAGATGGGTTATCTAAATTTGGAACATTCTTTAAAGTCGTTCTTCCACTGGCCAAGCCGGCTCTAGCTGCTCAAGCAATTTTTGTGTTCATGGGCTTTTGGAATGATTTTATGCGACCTTTAATTGTGATGTCAGACACGGAGATGTTCACGCTAACCCTCGGTCTTAATACGTTCAAAGGTCAATATATTAGTTATTGGAATTATATTATGGCTGCGTCAATGGTCTTTACATTACCAATGTTATTG